In Bacillus sp. DX3.1, the following proteins share a genomic window:
- a CDS encoding aldehyde dehydrogenase family protein: protein MKKDLYINGVWQEAPTYKTLYAPYSEEVLAEIAQGTEKEAREAVAAAKKATKEMAALSAFDRASILETVARKMDERREEFAQIIAKEAAKPIRAARGEVDRTVQTYRFAAEEAKRIYGETLPLDAAPGADGRIAYTVRKPIGVIGAITPFNFPLNLVAHKVGPAIAAGNTIVLKPADQTPLSSYALVELFEEAGLPKGAFNIVSGRGSIVGEAMVKDDNIASITFTGSPQVGIGIKAKAGLKRVTLELGSNAAVVIDENVELTDEIIERVKWGAFVNNGQVCISVQRVFVHENKIKEFAEKLTKAMDKVVVGDPLDEETDVSALISKGDVDRIDTWVQEAVKEGAKVVYGGKKRDARIFEPTVLTNVPDHVSVQCQEVFGPVVTVNAFRTFDEALEKVNNSRYGLQAGVFTNDLTKAMRAIDELEVGGVMINDIPTFRVDHMPYGGVKESGTGREGIKYAIEEMTEMKLVCIKK, encoded by the coding sequence ATGAAGAAGGATTTATACATAAATGGAGTATGGCAAGAGGCACCAACGTATAAGACGTTGTATGCACCATATTCGGAGGAAGTGTTGGCAGAAATTGCACAGGGAACAGAAAAGGAAGCCCGGGAAGCTGTCGCTGCAGCAAAGAAGGCAACGAAAGAAATGGCAGCGTTGTCTGCATTTGACAGGGCGTCTATTTTAGAAACAGTTGCTAGAAAAATGGACGAACGTAGAGAAGAATTTGCTCAAATTATAGCGAAAGAAGCTGCGAAACCTATTCGTGCAGCGAGAGGAGAAGTCGATCGTACGGTGCAAACATATAGGTTTGCAGCGGAAGAGGCAAAGCGTATTTATGGGGAGACTTTACCATTAGATGCAGCACCAGGAGCGGATGGACGTATTGCGTATACAGTTCGTAAGCCAATCGGTGTAATTGGAGCGATTACTCCGTTCAATTTTCCGCTGAACTTAGTTGCACATAAAGTCGGTCCTGCAATTGCGGCTGGTAACACGATTGTATTAAAACCAGCTGATCAAACACCGCTATCTTCCTATGCACTTGTTGAATTATTTGAAGAAGCTGGTTTGCCAAAAGGTGCCTTCAATATTGTATCAGGACGTGGCTCGATTGTTGGAGAAGCGATGGTAAAAGATGATAACATTGCTTCCATTACGTTCACGGGAAGTCCGCAAGTTGGCATTGGTATTAAAGCAAAGGCTGGATTAAAACGTGTTACATTAGAACTCGGTTCAAATGCTGCAGTTGTCATTGATGAAAATGTAGAATTAACGGACGAAATCATCGAGCGTGTGAAATGGGGCGCATTCGTTAATAACGGACAAGTTTGTATTTCTGTACAACGTGTATTTGTCCATGAAAATAAAATAAAAGAATTCGCCGAAAAATTAACAAAGGCAATGGATAAAGTAGTAGTGGGGGATCCGCTTGATGAAGAGACAGACGTTTCTGCCCTTATTTCAAAAGGTGATGTGGATCGTATTGATACGTGGGTACAAGAAGCAGTGAAAGAGGGGGCGAAAGTTGTGTATGGTGGTAAAAAACGAGACGCACGTATTTTTGAACCTACTGTATTAACAAATGTTCCAGATCACGTTTCTGTGCAGTGTCAAGAAGTGTTTGGACCAGTTGTTACTGTAAATGCATTTCGAACATTTGATGAAGCGTTAGAAAAGGTAAATAACTCACGTTATGGCTTGCAAGCTGGTGTGTTTACAAATGATTTAACGAAAGCAATGCGTGCGATTGATGAATTAGAAGTAGGTGGCGTGATGATTAATGACATTCCAACGTTCCGAGTTGATCATATGCCTTACGGTGGTGTAAAAGAAAGCGGTACGGGTCGTGAAGGAATTAAATACGCAATTGAAGAAATGACAGAGATGAAACTTGTTTGTATTAAAAAATAA